A window from Amblyomma americanum isolate KBUSLIRL-KWMA chromosome 7, ASM5285725v1, whole genome shotgun sequence encodes these proteins:
- the LOC144097115 gene encoding glycerophosphocholine phosphodiesterase GPCPD1-like, with translation MEAACTRGGVPTTGRQLYLRVQAETLHGETVFVCGSTPELGEWQVCRALEMLLEDPIEKVWGVRVPVPTQKTLEFRYLVGISLDNGNVIVRRWETVKHPRSISANEVTADRNDSIDVFGNYNGEDHIEPGWLTVECIVHLKLFNNPIELWKRKYKSVPISYLVTPIDLSVRNRDSGPVGEDSDRRSTISEFECVKWPVIEIAVMKEGDYKFKKQGPFGNVYVPDDFVILQAQVLDPSTIAYMIDFYMHRNTSESSYPEHIGFSYILPGNLKDTFGICNTPIAGNRRQPVGQLSLSYLIIKPLEGYSCDCRETFSKFWKKTTRGLDVGHRGSGNARRTDKVENILENTVASFNYAAKHGADMVELDVQLSKDKVPVIYHDYYICICMKKRNASLKEEEKLQLAVKDLTAAQLQQLKLSPTPHGSPPYDFHEDDCVDNQPFPTLQHVLETVNPEVGFNVEIKCPMQFRDGTWELDHDFDLNEYLDIILRTLLDFSGKRYIILSCFHPDICTMIRLKQNKYPLLFLTQGQTEKYPPYLDTRTSTIHMATYFALCTHILGINVHTEDLLREPSLIGFVKERKLILFCWGEDNNRSETIASLKRKGVDGVIYDKLDVFIMRPTESDNLFHVTPCPMAGQHAAASGSVTKETQPENTVVASPPSSCGQLIAAAPSEQGRVGDSENSVLGEQTRLLPTT, from the coding sequence ATGGAGGCAGCGTGTACTCGGGGTGGAGTGCCTACCACCGGTAGGCAGCTGTACCTGCGAGTGCAAGCGGAGACGCTTCACGGCGAGACGGTGTTTGTGTGCGGCAGCACCCCAGAGCTGGGCGAGTGGCAGGTGTGTCGCGCACTGGAGATGCTGCTGGAGGACCCCATCGAGAAGGTGTGGGGTGTTCGGGTGCCTGTACCGACACAGAAGACGTTGGAGTTCCGTTACCTGGTGGGCATCTCGCTGGATAACGGGAACGTCATCGTGCGCAGGTGGGAGACAGTCAAGCATCCCCGCTCAATTAGTGCTAATGAAGTTACCGCTGACCGCAATGATAGCATCGACGTGTTTGGCAACTACAACGGCGAGGACCATATAGAGCCTGGATGGCTGACGGTGGAATGCATAGTGCATCTCAAGCTGTTCAACAACCCTATTGAGCTCTGGAAGCGAAAGTACAAGTCTGTGCCGATTTCCTACCTAGTAACACCCATCGACCTGTCTGTTCGCAACCGAGACTCAGGACCTGTGGGCGAAGATAGTGATCGGCGTAGCACCATTTCCGAATTTGAATGCGTCAAGTGGCCAGTCATTGAAATTGCTGTTATGAAGGAAGGCGACTACAAGTTTAAGAAGCAGGGTCCATTCGGAAACGTGTATGTGCCTGACGACTTCGTCATTTTGCAGGCGCAAGTTTTGGACCCGTCAACTATTGCGTACATGATCGACTTCTATATGCACCGGAACACGTCGGAATCAAGCTACCCCGAGCACATAGGCTTTAGCTACATTCTGCCTGGAAACCTGAAGGACACCTTCGGGATTTGTAACACGCCCATCGCAGGCAACCGGCGTCAGCCTGTCGGCCAGCTTAGTCTGTCATACCTGATAATCAAGCCTTTGGAAGGATACTCTTGTGACTGCCGTGAGACTTTCTCCAAGTTTTGGAAGAAGACCACCCGGGGACTGGACGTTGGGCACAGGGGCTCGGGAAACGCTCGCCGAACAGACAAGGTCGAAAACATCCTGGAGAACACGGTGGCCTCCTTCAACTACGCGGCAAAGCACGGTGCGGACATGGTGGAGCTCGACGTGCAGCTCTCCAAGGACAAGGTGCCCGTCATCTACCACGACTACTACATCTGCATCTGCATGAAAAAGCGCAATGCCTCACTGAAGGAAGAGGAGAAGCTGCAACTGGCTGTCAAGGACCTGACAGCTGCGCAGCTGCAACAGCTCAAGCTATCACCCACTCCTCACGGCAGCCCCCCGTATGACTTCCACGAAGACGACTGCGTGGATAACCAGCCCTTCCCGACGCTGCAGCACGTGCTCGAGACGGTCAACCCAGAGGTCGGCTTCAACGTAGAGATCAAGTGTCCTATGCAGTTCCGGGATGGCACATGGGAGTTGGACCACGACTTCGACCTGAACGAGTACTTGGACATAATCCTACGCACTCTGCTCGATTTCAGCGGCAAGCGATATATCATCCTCTCCTGCTTCCACCCAGACATATGCACCATGATCCGGCTGAAGCAGAACAAGTACCCGCTGCTGTTCCTTACCCAGGGCCAGACTGAGAAGTACCCTCCCTATCTGGACACGCGCACCTCTACCATTCACATGGCCACGTACTTTGCGCTCTGCACCCATATTTTGGGCATCAACGTCCACACGGAGGACCTACTTCGCGAGCCGAGCCTTATCGGCTTCGTGAAGGAGCGCAAGCTGATCCTCTTCTGCTGGGGCGAAGACAACAACCGCTCCGAGACCATCGCCAGCCTCAAGCGGAAGGGCGTCGACGGCGTTATTTACGATAAACTGGACGTGTTTATAATGCGTCCCACCGAAAGCGATAATTTGTTCCATGTTACCCCGTGCCCGATGGCGGGCCAGCATGCGGCGGCCAGTGGCAGCGTCACCAAGGAGACCCAACCCGAGAACACCGTGGTTGCATCTCCACCCAGTAGCTGCGGGCAGCTCATAGCTGCTGCCCCCAGCGAGCAAGGACGAGTTGGTGACAGTGAGAACAGTGTGTTAGGCGAACAAACGAGGCTCCTGCCTACCACCTGA